One Streptomyces mobaraensis NBRC 13819 = DSM 40847 DNA segment encodes these proteins:
- a CDS encoding MFS transporter, producing the protein MPPPHRTAPAPRRRWWILGVLSTAQVLVVLDGTVMNIALPSAQADLGFSDDGRQWIVTAYALAFGSLLLLGGRIADLFGRRTAFLAGLAGFAGTSALAGVADGFGVLVAARAGQGLSSALLAPAALSLVGITFTEPGERATAFGVWGAAAGAGGAVGMPLGGVLTQYLGWRWAMYANTVVAGLALAAGALLLARDRHPRASRLDVPGTLLVGTGLFCLVYGFAAAGSHPWSAVATWGFLAAAGVLLTAFAGWQTRAPHPLLPPRVVLDRDRAASLIALLQTSSAVFGVFLFGTYYLQRSLGYGPAATGLAYLPMIAALIATSPLATRVLLPRLGPRTVIAAGAALAASGLLLLGSLGLDSPYPSAVLPALVLTGAGLGTIITATTSLATLGVAPADSGVASATVNAMQYVGGSVGVALLTTVSTATAAARLAGRAGPDAAARAQADLAGYHAAFRCLAAAFAVCLLVAVPLYRRSPTARRTDAAPERAG; encoded by the coding sequence ATGCCGCCCCCGCACCGCACCGCCCCCGCGCCGCGCCGCCGCTGGTGGATCCTGGGCGTCCTCAGCACGGCCCAGGTGCTGGTGGTGCTCGACGGCACCGTCATGAACATCGCGCTGCCCTCGGCCCAGGCCGACCTCGGCTTCTCCGACGACGGCCGGCAGTGGATCGTCACCGCCTACGCGCTCGCCTTCGGCAGCCTCCTGCTGCTCGGCGGCCGGATCGCCGACCTGTTCGGACGGCGGACCGCCTTCCTCGCCGGGCTGGCCGGATTCGCCGGTACCTCCGCCCTCGCGGGCGTGGCCGACGGCTTCGGCGTCCTCGTCGCGGCCCGCGCCGGGCAGGGCCTCTCCAGCGCCCTGCTGGCCCCCGCCGCCCTCTCGCTCGTCGGCATCACCTTCACCGAGCCGGGGGAGCGCGCGACGGCGTTCGGCGTCTGGGGCGCGGCGGCCGGCGCGGGCGGCGCGGTGGGCATGCCGCTCGGCGGCGTCCTCACGCAGTACCTGGGCTGGCGCTGGGCCATGTACGCCAACACCGTCGTCGCCGGCCTGGCGCTGGCCGCCGGGGCGCTGCTCCTCGCCCGGGACCGGCACCCCCGCGCCTCCCGGCTCGACGTCCCCGGCACCCTGCTCGTCGGAACCGGCCTGTTCTGCCTGGTCTACGGCTTCGCCGCGGCCGGGAGCCACCCGTGGTCCGCCGTCGCCACCTGGGGGTTCCTCGCCGCCGCCGGCGTCCTGCTCACGGCCTTCGCCGGGTGGCAGACTCGGGCGCCGCACCCGCTGCTGCCGCCACGCGTCGTCCTGGACCGCGACCGGGCCGCCTCCCTGATCGCCCTCCTCCAGACCAGCTCGGCGGTCTTCGGCGTCTTCCTCTTCGGCACCTACTACCTCCAGCGCTCCCTGGGGTACGGCCCGGCCGCGACCGGGCTCGCCTACCTCCCGATGATCGCCGCGCTCATCGCGACGTCGCCGCTGGCCACCCGGGTCCTCCTGCCGCGCCTCGGGCCCCGGACGGTGATCGCGGCCGGCGCGGCACTCGCCGCCTCCGGCCTCCTCCTGCTGGGCTCCCTGGGCCTCGACAGCCCGTACCCGTCCGCCGTCCTCCCGGCGCTGGTCCTCACCGGCGCGGGGCTGGGGACGATCATCACGGCCACCACCAGCCTCGCCACCCTCGGGGTGGCGCCGGCCGACTCCGGGGTGGCCTCGGCGACCGTCAACGCCATGCAGTACGTGGGCGGTTCGGTCGGCGTCGCCCTGCTCACCACCGTCTCCACGGCCACCGCCGCCGCCCGCCTCGCCGGGCGCGCCGGCCCGGACGCGGCCGCCCGCGCCCAGGCCGACCTCGCCGGCTACCACGCCGCCTTCCGCTGCCTGGCCGCCGCCTTCGCCGTCTGCCTCCTCGTCGCCGTCCCGCTCTACCGCCGCTCACCGACGGCCCGCCGCACGGACGCGGCGCCGGAACGGGCGGGCTGA
- a CDS encoding beta-ketoacyl synthase N-terminal-like domain-containing protein: MSPDRRPAAPPRVAVTGVYLATGLGVGTEEVWRAVCAGDSALGRCSDLADVVAARLPASSRPGAKGVAGSPGAASAESARAVTPPGGAESPETTGRTEPSAPAGPPDAALLIRQAGLGALRHAALAPDSLDPYEIGLALGTNAGSEELWKRYRAAAGPAAHPAHTVADELGAAVGARGPKAVFATGCVAGANAVGYAYDAVAAGRATVMLVGGYEALNVTTVATFASWKSIDSAPCAPYARSGGLSLGEAVAFLVLESEGSARARGVPVLAWLRGYGLTSDAHHITAPPPDGAGLRNAMLGALGRAGLGPDAVGYVNGHGTGTPANDTAELSAMRAVFTGPHPPPMSSSKPQVGHTLGACGAVEAVLTALALRDGLLPPTANADATPAWDVVPRTARRAGVRVALSNSIAFGGACCSLVLSRDGGENPRPPGTELVFTGAGVVSPLGLGRHAFLTALRRPAPGGTPLVPEDLAGHLAPGHRSRVDALGALTVAAARMAWDEAGLRDGARVGVVVATAAGPIGTVELLNETVRREGPEYVSAVHAPNIVTSVTAGYATLELGLGGPLSAVSTGDASGLVALGHAADLIRAGQADAVVVVAADEVTGTLARAFGAYGLRGPGPSRPYARTPAPGPVAPAAAAVVLEAAGHARARGADALGALLGHAVTSGPGRASGAPLCAETWSRALDLALHGPGPHRARARGTEDVDVYGCAHGVPALDEAELAAVSSCLKPAGTRLTALAGAVGHCQAAGPLLSLVAALDGCGGGRLPYATEPPDPLPGARAFLSDERAAGPRRALVTAAAWGGTYAAAVVGPAGGER; this comes from the coding sequence GTGAGCCCCGACCGACGGCCCGCCGCGCCGCCGCGCGTCGCCGTCACCGGGGTGTACCTGGCCACCGGGCTGGGCGTCGGGACGGAGGAGGTCTGGCGGGCCGTGTGCGCCGGCGACTCGGCTCTGGGGCGGTGCTCGGACCTGGCGGACGTGGTGGCGGCCCGGCTCCCGGCGTCGTCGCGGCCGGGGGCCAAGGGGGTGGCAGGCTCCCCGGGCGCGGCAAGCGCTGAGAGCGCCCGCGCCGTCACGCCGCCCGGGGGCGCCGAGAGCCCCGAGACCACAGGCCGTACCGAGCCTTCCGCCCCCGCCGGACCCCCCGACGCCGCCCTCCTCATCCGCCAGGCCGGCCTCGGCGCCCTGCGGCACGCCGCGCTCGCCCCCGACTCCCTCGACCCGTACGAGATCGGTCTCGCCCTCGGGACCAACGCCGGCTCCGAGGAGCTCTGGAAGCGCTACCGGGCGGCCGCCGGCCCCGCCGCGCACCCGGCGCACACCGTGGCCGACGAGCTCGGGGCGGCCGTGGGCGCCCGGGGGCCGAAGGCGGTCTTCGCCACCGGGTGTGTCGCCGGCGCCAACGCCGTCGGGTACGCGTACGACGCCGTCGCCGCCGGGCGGGCCACGGTGATGCTGGTGGGCGGGTACGAGGCGCTGAACGTCACCACCGTCGCCACGTTCGCCAGCTGGAAGTCGATCGACTCCGCGCCCTGCGCGCCCTACGCCCGCAGCGGCGGGCTGAGCCTCGGGGAGGCGGTGGCGTTCCTGGTGCTGGAGTCGGAGGGATCGGCCCGGGCGCGCGGGGTGCCGGTCCTCGCCTGGCTGCGCGGCTACGGGCTGACCAGCGACGCCCACCACATCACCGCGCCGCCGCCGGACGGCGCCGGGCTGCGGAACGCGATGCTCGGCGCGCTGGGCCGGGCGGGCCTGGGCCCGGACGCGGTCGGCTACGTCAACGGTCACGGCACCGGGACGCCGGCCAACGACACGGCCGAACTCAGCGCCATGCGGGCGGTGTTCACCGGACCGCACCCGCCGCCGATGAGCAGCTCCAAGCCGCAGGTCGGGCACACGCTGGGGGCCTGCGGCGCCGTCGAGGCGGTGCTGACCGCGCTGGCGCTGCGGGACGGGCTCCTCCCTCCGACCGCCAACGCGGACGCGACACCGGCCTGGGACGTCGTCCCGCGCACCGCCCGGCGGGCCGGCGTCCGGGTCGCCCTGTCCAACTCGATCGCGTTCGGCGGCGCCTGCTGCTCGCTGGTCCTGTCCCGGGACGGCGGCGAGAACCCGCGACCGCCCGGCACGGAACTCGTGTTCACCGGCGCCGGGGTCGTCTCCCCGCTGGGGCTCGGGCGGCACGCATTCCTCACCGCCCTCCGCCGCCCCGCCCCGGGCGGCACGCCCCTCGTACCGGAGGACCTGGCCGGCCACCTCGCCCCGGGCCACCGGTCGCGGGTCGACGCCCTGGGCGCGCTGACGGTGGCCGCCGCGCGCATGGCCTGGGACGAGGCGGGGCTGCGGGACGGCGCGCGGGTCGGCGTCGTCGTGGCGACCGCCGCCGGTCCGATCGGGACCGTGGAACTGCTCAACGAGACCGTCCGCCGGGAGGGACCGGAGTACGTCAGCGCCGTGCACGCGCCGAACATCGTCACCAGCGTGACGGCCGGCTACGCCACCCTGGAACTGGGCCTGGGCGGCCCGCTCTCGGCCGTCTCCACCGGTGACGCCTCGGGGCTGGTCGCCCTGGGCCACGCGGCCGACCTGATCCGCGCGGGCCAGGCCGACGCCGTCGTCGTCGTGGCGGCCGACGAGGTCACCGGCACGCTCGCGCGGGCGTTCGGCGCCTACGGGCTGCGCGGCCCCGGCCCGTCCCGGCCGTACGCGCGGACGCCGGCCCCGGGCCCGGTCGCGCCGGCGGCGGCGGCCGTGGTGCTGGAGGCGGCCGGCCACGCGCGGGCCCGGGGCGCGGACGCGCTCGGCGCGCTGCTCGGGCACGCGGTGACCTCGGGTCCCGGACGGGCGTCCGGCGCGCCGCTGTGCGCCGAGACCTGGTCCCGGGCGCTGGACCTCGCCCTGCACGGCCCCGGCCCGCACCGGGCCCGCGCGCGGGGCACGGAGGACGTGGACGTCTACGGGTGCGCCCACGGCGTACCGGCCCTGGACGAGGCCGAGCTCGCCGCCGTCTCCTCCTGTCTCAAGCCGGCCGGCACCCGGCTGACCGCCCTCGCGGGGGCGGTCGGGCACTGCCAGGCGGCCGGCCCGCTGCTGTCCCTCGTCGCCGCGCTCGACGGCTGCGGCGGCGGCCGGCTGCCGTACGCGACGGAGCCGCCCGATCCGCTGCCCGGCGCCCGCGCGTTCCTCTCGGACGAGCGGGCGGCCGGGCCGCGCCGCGCCCTGGTGACCGCCGCCGCGTGGGGCGGCACCTACGCGGCCGCGGTGGTGGGCCCGGCCGGTGGGGAGCGGTGA
- a CDS encoding pyridoxamine 5'-phosphate oxidase family protein → MVTWDAFTAAEPAFAASVRAAFEADRHALLATLRRDGAPRISGVEPVFHASDLWLFVMPGSVKSADLRHDPRCALHSATSERRCGRHNPAGTAGATGIAGTARMAADDAKISGRAVAVTDRAAAAGFLKVLRDRATLPPGPGPELLRLDIAEAATVRATERGAVVRSWRAGGTLRVRRRA, encoded by the coding sequence ATGGTCACGTGGGATGCCTTCACCGCCGCCGAACCGGCGTTCGCGGCGTCCGTGAGGGCGGCCTTCGAAGCCGACCGGCACGCTCTGCTCGCCACCCTGCGGCGCGACGGCGCGCCCCGGATCAGCGGCGTGGAGCCGGTCTTCCACGCCTCGGACCTCTGGCTCTTCGTCATGCCGGGCTCGGTCAAGTCCGCCGATCTGCGCCACGATCCGCGCTGCGCCCTGCACAGCGCCACCAGCGAGCGCCGGTGCGGCCGGCACAACCCGGCCGGGACGGCCGGCGCGACCGGAATAGCCGGAACAGCGAGGATGGCGGCGGACGACGCCAAGATCAGCGGGCGGGCGGTGGCCGTCACCGATCGGGCCGCCGCGGCCGGCTTCCTGAAGGTACTGCGGGACCGCGCGACCCTCCCGCCCGGTCCCGGCCCGGAGCTGCTGCGCCTCGACATCGCCGAGGCGGCCACGGTGCGCGCCACCGAGCGGGGGGCCGTCGTGCGGTCATGGCGCGCCGGGGGGACGCTGCGGGTGCGGCGCCGGGCGTGA
- a CDS encoding acyl carrier protein → MSGEPHATDPRADAPRVSEPRAAESVVRATVGAVLGTSAAEWPRDRPLDELPDAIYDSLAQLEVLTRVERALGLPPRPVEPDRLRTIRAIVALVTEPADGPAGNPAAARAPAEARRAAGGGAA, encoded by the coding sequence ATGTCCGGTGAACCGCACGCCACGGACCCGCGCGCCGACGCACCGCGCGTCAGTGAACCGCGCGCCGCCGAGTCCGTCGTCCGCGCGACCGTCGGGGCGGTCCTCGGCACGTCGGCGGCCGAGTGGCCCCGCGACCGCCCGCTGGACGAACTGCCGGACGCGATCTACGACAGCCTGGCCCAACTGGAAGTCCTCACACGGGTGGAGCGGGCCCTCGGTCTCCCGCCCCGGCCCGTCGAACCGGACCGGCTGCGGACCATCCGCGCCATCGTGGCCCTCGTCACGGAGCCCGCCGACGGGCCCGCCGGGAACCCCGCGGCCGCGCGCGCCCCGGCGGAGGCGCGGCGGGCGGCCGGGGGCGGTGCCGCGTGA
- a CDS encoding aromatic amino acid ammonia-lyase: protein MPLTPTQNPPRAGTTGAALVLGSDALRSDDVADFARRPEGREIRLDPAAGARMAAAQRVKDKLVASGQPVYGVTTGFGDSCGRHIGPAKAATLQRNLISGHLAGSGDPAPADVTRATMLIRANCLARGYSGVRVALVELLADCLREDILPLIPERGSVGASGDLVPLAYLADMLTGNGRVLHRGEPRSAAAALRRAGLTPVELAPKEGLALINGTSFMSGYAVAAVRAARELAVVADLCTALTAEAVRASSGPFEPFLHTQKPHPGQRASAARIRRLLAGSKLTVEHQERVGANPRLDGAGYQMLRTGLQDRYSVRCAPHVTGVLNDTLDWVTDWLDTEINSTNDNPLFDPVAGEVHHGGNFYGGHVGQAMDALKLAVASLGDLLDRQVALVVDEKSNQGLTANLVRPTDDTDADAGIHHGFKAAQIACSSLAAEALKNSAPATAFSRSTESHNQDKVSMASIAARDARRTVELVENIAAIALAALCQAVDLRGRDRMAPATRAARDLVRTVVPFVDRDRRLDTDLAGLVGLIRSGRLTAPLAAPDAEAADGLPAQQGRSHVR, encoded by the coding sequence ATGCCGTTGACACCTACACAGAATCCGCCGCGGGCCGGAACGACCGGCGCGGCCCTGGTATTGGGATCCGACGCACTGCGCTCCGACGACGTCGCGGACTTCGCGCGGCGCCCCGAGGGGCGGGAGATCCGGCTCGACCCGGCCGCCGGGGCGCGGATGGCCGCCGCCCAGCGGGTCAAGGACAAGCTCGTCGCCTCCGGGCAGCCCGTGTACGGGGTGACCACCGGCTTCGGCGACAGCTGCGGGCGGCACATCGGGCCGGCGAAGGCCGCCACCCTGCAACGCAACCTCATCTCCGGCCACTTGGCGGGGAGCGGCGACCCGGCGCCGGCCGACGTGACCCGGGCGACCATGCTGATCCGGGCCAACTGCCTGGCCCGCGGCTACTCCGGGGTGCGGGTCGCGCTGGTGGAGCTGCTGGCGGACTGCCTGCGCGAGGACATCCTGCCGCTGATCCCGGAGCGGGGTTCGGTGGGCGCGAGCGGCGACCTCGTCCCGCTGGCGTACCTGGCCGACATGCTGACCGGCAACGGCCGGGTGCTGCACCGGGGCGAGCCCCGGTCCGCCGCCGCGGCGCTGCGCCGGGCCGGTCTCACGCCGGTGGAGCTGGCGCCGAAGGAGGGGCTGGCGCTGATCAACGGCACGTCGTTCATGAGCGGTTACGCGGTCGCGGCCGTCCGGGCGGCGCGCGAGCTGGCCGTCGTCGCGGACCTGTGCACGGCCTTGACGGCGGAGGCCGTCCGGGCCAGCAGCGGCCCGTTCGAACCGTTCCTGCACACGCAGAAGCCGCATCCGGGGCAGCGGGCCAGCGCGGCGCGGATCCGCCGGCTGCTGGCGGGCTCCAAGCTGACCGTCGAGCATCAGGAGCGGGTCGGCGCCAACCCCCGGCTGGACGGCGCCGGTTACCAGATGCTGCGCACCGGGCTGCAGGACCGCTACTCCGTGCGCTGTGCGCCGCATGTGACCGGGGTGCTCAACGACACGCTGGACTGGGTCACCGACTGGCTCGACACCGAGATCAACTCCACCAACGACAACCCCCTGTTCGACCCGGTGGCCGGGGAGGTCCACCACGGTGGCAACTTCTACGGCGGCCACGTCGGGCAGGCGATGGACGCCCTCAAGCTCGCCGTGGCGAGCCTCGGTGACCTGCTGGACCGGCAGGTGGCGCTGGTCGTCGACGAGAAGAGCAACCAGGGCCTGACCGCGAACCTGGTCCGCCCGACGGACGACACGGACGCCGACGCCGGCATCCACCACGGCTTCAAGGCCGCGCAGATCGCCTGCTCCTCCCTGGCCGCCGAGGCGTTGAAGAACAGCGCGCCGGCGACGGCGTTCTCCCGCTCGACCGAGTCCCACAACCAGGACAAGGTGAGCATGGCCTCCATCGCCGCCCGCGACGCCCGGCGGACCGTCGAACTGGTCGAGAACATCGCCGCGATCGCCCTGGCCGCGCTGTGCCAGGCGGTGGACCTGCGGGGCCGCGACCGGATGGCCCCCGCCACGCGGGCTGCCCGCGACCTGGTCCGGACGGTGGTCCCGTTCGTCGACCGGGACCGGCGGCTCGACACCGACCTGGCCGGTCTCGTCGGCCTGATCCGGTCCGGGCGGCTCACCGCGCCGCTCGCGGCACCCGACGCCGAGGCGGCCGACGGGCTGCCCGCACAGCAGGGGAGGTCCCATGTCCGGTGA
- a CDS encoding MFS transporter — protein MLVWGVGVSVYLVAIVFRTSLGVAGLDAADRFHINASALSTFSILQLLIYAAMQIPVGLMIDRLGTKRVLLLGAALFTAGQLGFALSPTYGTALVSRALLGCGDAMTFISVLRLGSRWFPAHRAPVISQVAALIGTVGNLVSTLVIPRALHGLGWTATFAGSAAAGALVLVLTLLFLRDHPEGHTPPAVPAAGAAYVRRQIAAAWREPGTRLGMWVHFTAQFPATVFMLLWGLPFLVEAQGLTREAAGGLLALSAVSAMAVGPVYGQVVSRRPAARTALALGTVVTTALVMAAVLGWPGAHAPMWLLAALCLVLGACGPASLIGFDCARPANPPERQGTASGIVNMGGFIASITTLLAVGVLLDATGDDYRIAFSSVFAVQALGVSRILRLRPRAAGRGGGRGRTVLAGGFGRARGGVEPVRVPV, from the coding sequence ATGCTGGTGTGGGGCGTCGGGGTGTCCGTGTACCTCGTCGCCATCGTCTTCCGGACCAGCCTCGGCGTCGCGGGGCTCGACGCCGCGGACCGCTTCCACATCAACGCGTCCGCCCTCTCGACGTTCTCGATCCTCCAGCTGCTGATCTACGCGGCGATGCAGATCCCCGTCGGGCTGATGATCGACCGGCTCGGCACCAAGCGGGTCCTCCTCCTCGGCGCCGCGCTGTTCACCGCCGGTCAGCTGGGCTTCGCGCTGAGCCCCACGTACGGCACCGCGCTGGTGTCGCGCGCGCTGCTCGGCTGCGGGGACGCCATGACGTTCATCAGCGTGCTGCGGCTGGGGTCGCGCTGGTTCCCCGCGCACCGGGCGCCGGTGATCTCGCAGGTGGCGGCGCTGATCGGGACGGTCGGCAACCTCGTCTCCACGCTCGTGATCCCCCGGGCGCTGCACGGTCTCGGCTGGACCGCGACCTTCGCGGGCAGCGCGGCGGCCGGTGCCCTGGTGCTCGTCCTGACCCTGCTGTTCCTCCGGGACCACCCGGAGGGCCACACGCCGCCGGCCGTGCCGGCCGCGGGGGCGGCGTACGTCCGGCGGCAGATCGCCGCCGCCTGGCGGGAGCCGGGCACCCGGCTGGGCATGTGGGTGCACTTCACGGCCCAGTTCCCGGCGACGGTCTTCATGCTGCTGTGGGGGCTCCCCTTCCTCGTCGAGGCGCAGGGCCTGACCCGCGAGGCGGCCGGCGGGCTGCTCGCCCTGTCCGCGGTGTCCGCCATGGCGGTCGGACCGGTGTACGGGCAGGTGGTCTCCCGCCGTCCCGCCGCCCGGACGGCGCTGGCGCTCGGCACGGTGGTCACGACCGCCCTGGTGATGGCGGCCGTGCTCGGCTGGCCGGGGGCGCACGCGCCGATGTGGCTGCTGGCGGCGCTGTGCCTGGTCCTCGGCGCCTGCGGCCCGGCCTCGCTGATCGGTTTCGACTGCGCCCGCCCCGCGAACCCGCCGGAGCGGCAGGGCACCGCCTCGGGCATCGTCAACATGGGCGGGTTCATCGCCTCGATCACGACGCTGCTGGCCGTCGGCGTCCTGCTGGACGCCACCGGCGACGACTACCGGATCGCCTTCTCCTCGGTGTTCGCCGTCCAGGCGCTCGGCGTCTCCCGCATCCTCCGGCTCCGGCCGCGCGCCGCGGGGCGGGGCGGCGGGCGCGGGCGCACGGTCCTGGCCGGCGGGTTCGGCCGGGCCCGCGGCGGTGTCGAGCCGGTGCGCGTTCCGGTCTGA
- a CDS encoding flavin reductase family protein, with protein MEHTAGTGLAERDFRAAMRHLPTAVAVLTVLTRAGPAGMTAGSVTSVSMDPELLSVCLRRGSRLSGAIADSGGFVVNLLQEHQAPVARWFASSERFGAGDEFHGIGWHPAPNGGHPILADAACVFECRTEGQVPNGDHLLTIGWVTACRVKPSARPLLSYLGRFHRIGGAPADEVPAPGGAARTGPSRT; from the coding sequence ATGGAACACACGGCGGGTACCGGACTGGCGGAGCGGGACTTCCGGGCGGCGATGCGCCACCTGCCGACGGCCGTCGCGGTGCTGACGGTCCTCACCCGGGCCGGGCCGGCCGGGATGACCGCCGGATCGGTCACCTCCGTTTCCATGGACCCCGAGCTGCTCTCCGTGTGCCTGCGCCGGGGCAGCCGGCTCTCCGGCGCGATCGCCGACTCGGGCGGGTTCGTCGTCAACCTGCTCCAGGAGCACCAGGCGCCGGTCGCCCGCTGGTTCGCCTCGTCCGAACGCTTCGGCGCGGGCGACGAGTTCCACGGGATCGGCTGGCACCCCGCGCCGAACGGGGGCCATCCGATCCTGGCGGACGCGGCCTGCGTGTTCGAGTGCCGTACCGAGGGCCAGGTGCCGAACGGCGACCACCTGCTCACGATCGGATGGGTGACCGCGTGCAGGGTGAAGCCGTCGGCGCGTCCGCTGCTCAGCTACCTGGGCCGGTTCCACCGGATCGGCGGTGCTCCGGCCGACGAGGTGCCGGCGCCGGGCGGGGCCGCGCGGACCGGGCCGTCCCGCACGTGA